In Sporichthya polymorpha DSM 43042, a genomic segment contains:
- a CDS encoding AAA family ATPase, which translates to MWQVTRTLAVANQKGGVAKTTTVVSLGAALNEFGRRVVVVDLDPQACLTFSLGLDPDSLQLSVHDVLLGRVSAKTALHPVADGFDLLPATIDLAGSEALLMTRTGREFALRSALADLAADYDVILLDAPPALGVLTLNALTAADYVLIPLQCETLSHRGVGQLLDTVGDVQRITNRDLQVLGVLPTLFDGRTTHSRAVIADVAQRYGVAVLEPPIPRSIRFAEAPAAGKSVLSTAKSSTGAQAYRELADRLIKDGVL; encoded by the coding sequence ATGTGGCAGGTGACCCGGACCCTTGCCGTCGCCAACCAGAAGGGCGGCGTCGCGAAGACCACGACCGTGGTCTCGCTCGGGGCCGCCCTCAACGAGTTCGGCCGCCGCGTCGTCGTCGTGGACCTCGACCCGCAGGCGTGCCTGACGTTCTCGCTCGGGCTCGACCCGGACTCGCTCCAGCTCTCGGTCCACGACGTGCTGCTCGGGCGCGTCTCGGCGAAGACCGCGCTGCACCCGGTCGCGGACGGGTTCGACCTGCTGCCGGCGACGATCGACCTCGCCGGGTCCGAGGCACTGCTGATGACGCGCACGGGCCGCGAGTTCGCCCTGCGCTCCGCTCTGGCGGACCTCGCCGCCGACTACGACGTGATCCTGCTCGACGCGCCGCCGGCGCTCGGGGTCCTGACGCTGAACGCGCTCACCGCGGCCGACTACGTGCTGATCCCGCTGCAGTGCGAGACCCTCTCGCACCGCGGGGTCGGTCAGCTGCTCGACACCGTCGGCGACGTCCAGCGGATCACCAACCGCGACCTTCAGGTGCTCGGCGTGCTGCCGACGCTCTTCGACGGCCGCACCACGCACTCCCGGGCGGTCATCGCCGACGTCGCGCAGCGGTACGGCGTCGCGGTGCTGGAGCCGCCGATCCCGCGCTCGATCCGGTTCGCGGAGGCGCCCGCCGCCGGCAAGTCGGTGCTGTCGACGGCGAAGTCGTCCACCGGCGCCCAGGCCTATCGCGAGCTCGCGGACCGGCTGATCAAGGATGGGGTGCTATGA
- a CDS encoding DUF11 domain-containing protein — translation MRRITMRTVGIAALAGALIAGGLAATPAASEPVGPAQPQGSARVAAPGDPFACPSSRFFLSQGSPTQMSTLTPGSDEPTEIGAATRTYNAIGYNEADGFIYAILSNGHLGRIDGEGNVEDLGQLTDGNNATFNAGAVHSGGRYYFVTTNANSALYRIDLDDPNYADGIHTLRIPLFDEPGGNPRGALSADVTFLGDDLWGERSNSDQFARITLDDSPTGSPTFGVVDLFNAAPVGVVDSESGAAWTYANGNLGFSDNDTGDIYQVRVDNPTAATPTFTLVAVSEGPDSSVNDGTACRGGDVDLAITKTAAPSPVTPGGVITYTLTVENLSGTNDSSGFVVSDTVPADLTNLSTSSPGCDFAGQTLTCTGGALPAGDSVAFEYTADAPGATGSVVNAATVTGNERDPDADNNTSTITVPVATPAPTPTPTPTPTPSPAPGPGQPSARPDLVVRKTAPAQAQADRSVTWRIVVRNRGNAASVGAVLTDTLPKQVRSSRVATPKGVRCTVAKRNVRCELGTIAPGKKLVVKITGRLSPNAKGRMTNTARVTDAQDSNVRNNSSAATTRVRPVGAGTPCRVGVASTAVSPVGAPQVRTAGRAGC, via the coding sequence ATGCGGCGCATCACCATGCGCACGGTTGGAATCGCGGCCCTCGCGGGCGCGCTGATCGCCGGGGGACTGGCGGCGACCCCTGCGGCGAGTGAGCCGGTGGGCCCCGCGCAGCCGCAGGGATCGGCTCGGGTGGCCGCGCCGGGCGACCCCTTCGCCTGCCCGAGCTCGCGCTTCTTCCTCAGCCAGGGCTCGCCGACGCAGATGTCCACCCTGACGCCGGGTTCGGACGAACCGACGGAGATCGGCGCCGCCACCCGCACGTACAACGCCATCGGCTACAACGAGGCCGACGGTTTCATCTACGCCATCCTGAGCAACGGGCATCTGGGCCGGATCGACGGCGAGGGCAACGTCGAAGACCTCGGGCAGCTGACCGACGGCAACAACGCGACTTTCAATGCGGGGGCCGTGCACTCCGGTGGCCGGTACTACTTCGTCACCACGAATGCGAACAGTGCCCTGTATCGCATCGATCTGGACGATCCGAACTACGCCGACGGCATCCACACCCTCCGGATCCCGCTCTTCGATGAGCCCGGCGGGAACCCTCGCGGGGCGCTGTCGGCGGACGTGACGTTCCTCGGGGACGACCTGTGGGGGGAGCGGAGCAACAGCGACCAGTTCGCCCGTATCACGTTGGACGACTCGCCCACGGGCTCACCCACGTTCGGGGTCGTGGACCTCTTCAACGCCGCTCCGGTCGGCGTTGTGGATTCGGAGTCCGGTGCCGCCTGGACCTACGCGAACGGCAATCTCGGCTTCTCCGACAACGACACCGGTGACATCTACCAGGTCCGTGTCGACAACCCGACGGCGGCCACGCCCACGTTCACCCTCGTCGCGGTCAGCGAGGGGCCCGATTCGTCCGTCAACGACGGCACCGCCTGCCGCGGTGGGGACGTGGATCTGGCGATCACCAAGACGGCCGCACCATCCCCGGTGACTCCGGGCGGCGTCATCACCTACACCCTGACCGTCGAGAACCTCAGCGGAACCAACGACAGCTCCGGCTTCGTCGTCAGCGACACCGTGCCGGCTGACCTGACCAACCTCTCCACCTCCAGCCCGGGATGCGACTTCGCCGGTCAGACCCTCACGTGCACCGGCGGTGCGCTGCCGGCCGGTGACAGCGTCGCCTTCGAATACACCGCCGACGCTCCCGGCGCGACGGGTTCAGTGGTCAATGCCGCGACGGTGACCGGGAACGAGCGCGACCCGGATGCGGACAACAACACCTCGACGATCACGGTGCCGGTGGCCACCCCCGCCCCGACTCCCACTCCCACCCCGACGCCGACGCCGAGCCCGGCCCCTGGCCCGGGGCAGCCGTCCGCGCGGCCGGATCTGGTGGTGCGCAAGACCGCGCCGGCGCAGGCGCAGGCCGACCGGAGTGTCACCTGGCGGATCGTGGTCCGGAACCGTGGCAATGCGGCAAGTGTCGGAGCGGTCCTGACGGACACCCTGCCGAAGCAGGTCCGGTCCTCACGGGTCGCCACCCCGAAGGGTGTGCGCTGCACGGTCGCCAAGCGGAACGTCCGGTGCGAGCTCGGGACGATCGCGCCGGGGAAGAAGCTGGTCGTCAAGATCACCGGACGGCTCTCGCCGAACGCGAAGGGCCGGATGACCAACACCGCGCGGGTCACCGACGCCCAGGACAGCAACGTCCGCAACAACAGCTCGGCGGCGACGACGCGGGTGCGTCCGGTCGGCGCGGGGACCCCGTGCCGAGTCGGCGTCGCGAGCACCGCCGTCAGCCCCGTCGGGGCCCCGCAGGTGCGGACAGCCGGCCGCGCCGGCTGCTGA
- a CDS encoding DEAD/DEAH box helicase has protein sequence MGPLRSRRSPPVAVHEGRPKRSRRILLTTFSELGVIPAIVDALADEGIVDAFPIQELTLPIALTGTDVIGQARTGTGKTLAFGIPLLQRVVAPLDDEWSELVDFGKPQALVIVPTRELCTQVANDLLVAGKRRGVRVAAIYGGRAYEPQVAALQAGVEVVVGTPGRLLDLRKQRHLDLKHVKSLVLDEADEMLDLGFLPDVERLIEDTPASRQSMLFSATMPGPVLAMARRYLRTPTNIRAEASGDETTVPLTEQHVYRTHKMDKIECLARILQAEGRKLAMVFCPTKRLAQQVSDDLADRGFASAAVHGDLGQGAREQALRAFRGGKVDILVATDVAARGIDVDDVTHVVNYECPDDEKTYVHRIGRTGRAGRTGVAVTFVDWSDMTRWQLIDKALGLGLGEPAETYSTSPHLFSELGIPEGTKGTLPRAARTRAGLDAEAVEDLGETGRARSKSRGGSSSGGGGRSGSSRDDDAGPRKPRPKRNRTRTRTRGGQPVEAGAEGGAPAEESGAGPATDGTDAPARTRTRSRRRTRSGAASEGDAATD, from the coding sequence GTGGGACCGCTTCGTTCACGGCGGTCACCCCCCGTCGCCGTCCACGAAGGACGGCCGAAACGAAGTAGGCGAATCCTCCTGACCACGTTTTCCGAGCTCGGTGTCATCCCGGCCATCGTCGATGCCCTCGCCGACGAGGGCATCGTCGACGCCTTCCCGATCCAGGAACTGACCCTCCCCATCGCGCTGACCGGCACCGACGTCATCGGCCAGGCGCGCACCGGCACCGGCAAGACCCTCGCGTTCGGCATCCCGCTGCTGCAGCGGGTCGTCGCCCCGCTCGACGACGAGTGGTCCGAGCTCGTCGACTTCGGCAAGCCGCAGGCGCTGGTGATCGTCCCGACGCGTGAGCTGTGCACCCAGGTCGCGAACGACCTGCTCGTCGCCGGGAAGCGTCGCGGCGTCCGCGTCGCCGCCATCTACGGCGGGCGCGCCTACGAGCCGCAGGTCGCCGCGCTGCAGGCCGGCGTCGAGGTCGTCGTCGGCACGCCCGGCCGCCTCCTCGACCTGCGCAAGCAGCGTCACCTCGACCTCAAGCACGTGAAGTCGCTCGTCCTCGACGAGGCCGACGAGATGCTCGACCTGGGCTTCCTCCCCGACGTCGAGCGTCTCATCGAGGACACCCCGGCGAGCCGGCAGAGCATGCTGTTCTCCGCGACCATGCCCGGCCCGGTCCTCGCGATGGCGCGCCGGTACCTGCGGACGCCGACGAACATCCGCGCCGAGGCCTCGGGCGACGAGACCACGGTCCCGCTGACCGAGCAGCACGTGTACCGCACGCACAAGATGGACAAGATCGAGTGCCTCGCGCGGATCCTGCAGGCCGAGGGCCGCAAGCTGGCGATGGTGTTCTGCCCGACCAAGCGGCTCGCCCAGCAGGTCTCCGACGACCTGGCTGACCGGGGCTTCGCCTCCGCCGCCGTGCACGGCGACCTCGGCCAGGGCGCCCGTGAGCAGGCGCTGCGCGCCTTCCGCGGCGGGAAGGTCGACATCCTCGTCGCGACCGACGTCGCGGCCCGCGGCATCGACGTCGACGACGTCACCCACGTCGTGAACTACGAGTGCCCGGACGACGAGAAGACCTACGTCCACCGCATCGGCCGCACCGGCCGCGCGGGCCGGACCGGCGTCGCGGTCACGTTCGTCGACTGGTCGGACATGACGCGCTGGCAGCTGATCGACAAGGCCCTGGGCCTGGGTCTCGGCGAGCCGGCGGAGACCTACTCCACCTCGCCGCACCTGTTCTCCGAGCTCGGCATCCCGGAGGGCACGAAGGGCACGCTCCCCCGCGCCGCCCGGACCCGCGCCGGCCTGGACGCCGAAGCGGTCGAGGACCTCGGCGAGACCGGCCGCGCGCGCTCGAAGTCCCGCGGCGGAAGCAGCAGTGGCGGCGGCGGTCGAAGCGGCAGCAGCCGCGACGACGACGCCGGCCCGCGCAAGCCGCGGCCCAAGCGCAACCGCACCCGGACCCGCACCCGCGGCGGCCAGCCGGTCGAGGCCGGCGCCGAGGGCGGCGCTCCGGCCGAGGAGTCCGGCGCCGGCCCTGCGACCGACGGCACCGACGCCCCGGCGCGGACCCGCACCCGCAGCCGGCGGCGCACGCGGAGCGGCGCCGCCTCGGAAGGCGACGCCGCTACCGACTGA
- a CDS encoding ferritin-like fold-containing protein: MNAAGDRGPQTGPDAAVVDLLGVLACGELLAFERLAHDAALAPTIEDKAELARMAVAEFTHFTTLREHLVKIGVDPAAAMAPFVEPLGDFHRRTAASNWLEGLVKAFVGDGLAADFYREISGYLDPATAALVSEVLADTGLSAFAVEHVRAAIEADPRVAGPLALWGRRLMGEALTQAQRVAAEREVLTALIVGGTGDDRPGIDLNELGALLGRLTAAHSERMAALGLEA, translated from the coding sequence GTGAACGCGGCGGGGGACCGGGGTCCGCAGACGGGCCCGGACGCGGCCGTCGTGGACCTGCTGGGCGTCCTGGCGTGCGGGGAACTGCTCGCGTTCGAGCGTCTGGCGCACGACGCGGCGCTCGCGCCGACGATCGAGGACAAGGCCGAGCTCGCCCGCATGGCCGTGGCCGAATTCACCCACTTCACCACGCTGCGGGAGCACCTGGTGAAGATCGGCGTCGACCCGGCGGCGGCGATGGCGCCGTTCGTGGAGCCGCTGGGGGACTTCCACCGCCGGACCGCCGCCTCGAACTGGCTGGAAGGCCTGGTCAAGGCCTTCGTCGGGGACGGTCTCGCCGCCGACTTCTACCGGGAGATCAGCGGATACCTCGACCCGGCGACCGCCGCGCTGGTCTCGGAGGTGCTGGCCGACACCGGACTCTCGGCGTTCGCCGTCGAGCACGTCCGGGCGGCGATCGAGGCCGACCCCCGCGTCGCGGGCCCGCTCGCGCTCTGGGGGCGGCGCCTCATGGGCGAGGCGCTGACGCAGGCCCAGCGGGTCGCCGCGGAGCGCGAGGTGCTGACGGCGTTGATCGTCGGCGGAACCGGCGACGACCGGCCGGGCATCGACCTGAACGAGCTCGGCGCCCTGCTCGGCCGCCTCACCGCCGCCCACAGCGAGCGGATGGCGGCGCTGGGGTTGGAGGCCTGA
- a CDS encoding DUF3107 domain-containing protein: MEIKVGVQHSPRELTVESPLGADELESVIHSALSNPDGVLTLVDERGRKVVVPTSKVAYVEIGEPETRRVGFGAL, translated from the coding sequence GTGGAGATCAAGGTCGGGGTTCAGCACTCGCCGCGCGAGCTGACCGTGGAGTCTCCGCTCGGCGCCGACGAGCTCGAGTCGGTCATTCACTCCGCGCTGTCCAACCCCGACGGGGTCCTCACGCTGGTCGACGAGCGCGGCCGCAAGGTCGTCGTCCCGACCTCGAAGGTCGCCTACGTCGAGATCGGCGAGCCGGAGACCCGGCGCGTGGGCTTCGGCGCGCTCTAG
- a CDS encoding TetR/AcrR family transcriptional regulator: MSAIEESQPPRAGRLPRNARRRQLLDAALSVFVAQGYHAAAMDDIADKAGVSKPVLYQHFPGKRDLYLALLDESAAALMEAVRSAMSATDDNKERVRATVAAYYEFVEDKTGAFRLVFESDLIGEPEVRDRLEAVERQCAEIAAEVIASDTGLPDAEARLLGAGLAGIAQVTARTWAANGEPLPREQAIDLVASLAWRGIRGFPRTDDH, from the coding sequence GTGAGCGCCATCGAGGAGAGCCAGCCGCCCCGGGCCGGCCGGCTGCCGCGCAACGCGCGGCGCCGCCAGTTGCTCGACGCCGCGCTGTCCGTCTTCGTCGCGCAGGGCTACCACGCGGCCGCGATGGACGACATCGCCGACAAGGCCGGCGTCAGCAAGCCCGTCCTGTACCAGCACTTCCCGGGCAAGCGGGACCTCTACCTCGCGCTGCTCGACGAGAGTGCGGCCGCGCTGATGGAGGCGGTCCGCTCGGCGATGTCCGCCACCGACGACAACAAGGAGCGCGTCCGCGCCACCGTCGCGGCGTACTACGAGTTCGTCGAGGACAAGACCGGCGCGTTCCGCCTCGTCTTCGAGTCCGACCTGATCGGCGAGCCCGAGGTCCGGGACCGCCTCGAGGCCGTCGAACGCCAGTGCGCCGAGATCGCGGCCGAGGTCATCGCCTCCGACACCGGCCTGCCGGACGCCGAGGCGCGCCTGCTCGGGGCCGGCCTCGCCGGCATCGCGCAGGTCACCGCCCGGACGTGGGCCGCGAACGGCGAGCCGCTCCCCCGCGAGCAGGCCATCGACCTGGTCGCCTCGCTCGCCTGGCGCGGCATCCGCGGCTTCCCGCGGACCGACGACCACTGA
- the ligD gene encoding non-homologous end-joining DNA ligase — protein sequence MGAMAGSQKVAVEVEGRRLQLSNLDKVLYPATGFTKGEVIDYYSRIAPVLLPHLAGRAATRVRFPDGVDGNSFFEKNAPKATPDWVRTVTLPTPGSSRGRETIDFVVVEDVPTLIWLANLAALELHVHQWTVGPRGGVHGVDRLVFDLDPGAPAALAECAQVALMLREVLADLGLEALAKTSGSKGMQLYVGLAETDPGRTHGFAKDLAVAMEEAHPKLVVHRMEKALRGGKVLIDWSQNAAAKTTVAPYSLRARVRPTVSTPVTWDEVAAAADGRELAFTAPQVLERVDEIGDLFAPLLTANARLP from the coding sequence ATGGGCGCCATGGCGGGTTCGCAGAAGGTCGCGGTCGAGGTCGAGGGCCGCCGGTTGCAGCTGTCGAATCTGGACAAGGTGCTCTATCCGGCCACCGGGTTCACCAAGGGCGAGGTCATCGACTACTACTCCCGGATCGCCCCGGTGCTGCTCCCGCACCTGGCCGGCCGGGCCGCCACGCGGGTGCGCTTCCCGGACGGGGTCGACGGCAACTCCTTCTTCGAGAAGAACGCCCCGAAGGCGACGCCGGACTGGGTCCGCACCGTCACGCTGCCCACGCCGGGCAGCTCGCGCGGCCGGGAGACCATCGACTTCGTCGTCGTCGAGGACGTCCCGACGCTGATCTGGCTGGCCAACCTCGCCGCGCTGGAACTGCACGTGCACCAGTGGACGGTCGGGCCGCGCGGGGGCGTGCACGGCGTCGACCGCCTGGTCTTCGACCTCGATCCCGGCGCCCCCGCGGCGCTGGCGGAGTGCGCTCAGGTCGCGCTGATGCTGCGGGAGGTGCTCGCCGACCTCGGGCTGGAGGCTCTGGCGAAGACCTCCGGGTCGAAGGGCATGCAGCTCTACGTGGGCCTCGCCGAGACCGACCCCGGCCGCACGCACGGCTTCGCCAAGGACCTCGCGGTTGCGATGGAGGAGGCGCACCCCAAGCTCGTCGTCCACCGCATGGAGAAGGCGCTGCGCGGCGGCAAGGTCCTCATCGACTGGAGCCAGAACGCCGCCGCCAAGACGACCGTCGCGCCGTACTCGCTGCGCGCCCGCGTCCGGCCGACCGTGTCGACCCCGGTGACCTGGGACGAGGTCGCCGCCGCGGCCGACGGCCGCGAGCTCGCGTTCACCGCCCCGCAGGTCCTGGAGCGGGTCGACGAGATCGGCGACCTGTTCGCCCCGCTGCTGACCGCCAACGCCCGCCTGCCCTGA
- a CDS encoding RNA polymerase sigma factor, translating into MTGNGRGKAPGGPPPGGDPLPTEGVGRVRAVLALGGVPRSELDDGVQQVRLRLLEQAARPGQEPIRDPVAWAVVVASRVAIDWHRGVKRDDGLRERLAARWTSPPEPAPEDRVLAMAVAAGLDALPEQHKQVLVLRFYADLPVKDIARALDVPEGTVKSRLHAAVSAMRDRLRETEVIDHE; encoded by the coding sequence GTGACCGGAAACGGTCGCGGGAAGGCGCCCGGCGGCCCGCCGCCGGGCGGCGACCCGCTCCCGACCGAGGGTGTGGGCCGTGTGCGTGCGGTCCTCGCCCTGGGTGGGGTGCCGAGGTCCGAGTTGGACGACGGCGTCCAGCAGGTACGACTGCGATTGCTCGAGCAGGCGGCCCGGCCGGGGCAGGAGCCCATCCGGGACCCGGTGGCCTGGGCGGTCGTGGTGGCCTCACGCGTGGCGATCGACTGGCACCGTGGGGTGAAGCGGGACGACGGGCTGCGCGAGCGGCTCGCGGCCCGGTGGACGTCCCCGCCGGAACCGGCGCCCGAGGACCGGGTGCTGGCGATGGCGGTCGCGGCGGGGCTCGACGCCCTGCCGGAACAGCACAAGCAGGTCCTCGTGCTGCGGTTCTACGCGGACCTGCCGGTGAAGGACATCGCCCGGGCGCTCGACGTCCCCGAGGGCACCGTGAAGAGCCGGCTGCACGCGGCCGTGAGTGCGATGCGCGACCGACTGCGCGAGACGGAGGTGATCGACCATGAGTGA
- a CDS encoding Ku protein, giving the protein MAQTIWKGAISFGLVSIPVRVFSATEEHGVSLRQVHAADGGRIRYKRFCELDGEEVAYSDIAKGYDLGGGEMVVLTDEDMDSLPLPSTKAVEVLQFIPADQYDPIATAKSYYLQADHLGEKPYVLLRDALRSTDKVAIVKVALRSRESLAAIRPYGDVLLLQLMLWPEEIRDAGKLAPGEDVSVKDAEVKMAEAYIDTLTADYDPSQYADEYAAALRAVVDAKVAGREVVAVDTDAEPAAEVVDLMEALRQSVARAKERRAAGDSPATEKSAEKSAEKKAPAKKAAKKAPAAKKATEKAAEQAAEKAPAKKAPAKKAPAKKAAARKSA; this is encoded by the coding sequence ATGGCGCAGACGATCTGGAAGGGCGCGATCTCCTTCGGGCTGGTCTCGATCCCGGTCCGCGTGTTCTCCGCGACCGAGGAGCACGGGGTCTCGCTCCGGCAGGTCCACGCCGCCGACGGCGGACGCATCCGTTACAAGCGCTTCTGTGAGCTCGACGGCGAGGAGGTGGCCTACAGCGACATCGCCAAGGGCTACGACCTCGGGGGCGGCGAGATGGTCGTCCTGACCGACGAGGACATGGACTCCCTCCCGCTGCCCTCCACCAAGGCCGTCGAGGTGCTGCAGTTCATCCCGGCCGACCAGTACGACCCGATCGCGACTGCGAAGAGCTACTACCTGCAGGCCGACCACCTCGGGGAGAAGCCGTACGTCCTGCTCCGGGACGCCCTGCGGTCCACCGACAAGGTCGCGATCGTGAAGGTCGCGCTGCGCTCGCGTGAGTCGCTCGCCGCGATCCGGCCCTACGGGGACGTCCTGCTGCTGCAGCTCATGCTGTGGCCCGAGGAGATCCGCGACGCCGGGAAGCTCGCGCCCGGTGAGGACGTCTCCGTCAAGGACGCCGAGGTCAAGATGGCCGAGGCGTACATCGACACCCTGACCGCGGACTACGACCCGTCCCAGTACGCCGACGAGTACGCCGCGGCCCTGCGCGCCGTCGTCGACGCCAAGGTCGCCGGCCGCGAGGTCGTCGCCGTCGACACCGACGCCGAGCCCGCCGCCGAGGTCGTCGACCTCATGGAGGCCCTGCGCCAGTCCGTCGCCCGCGCGAAGGAGCGCCGCGCCGCCGGCGACTCGCCCGCCACGGAGAAGTCGGCGGAGAAGTCGGCGGAGAAGAAGGCCCCGGCGAAGAAGGCCGCCAAGAAGGCGCCCGCGGCCAAGAAGGCGACGGAGAAGGCGGCCGAGCAGGCGGCGGAGAAGGCGCCCGCGAAGAAGGCGCCCGCGAAGAAGGCACCCGCGAAGAAGGCCGCCGCCAGGAAGTCCGCCTGA
- the moeZ gene encoding adenylyltransferase/sulfurtransferase MoeZ: MSLPPLVEPADELTVDEVRRYSRHLIIPDVGMAGQKRLKNAKVLCVGAGGLGSPALLYLAAAGVGTLGIIDDDVVDESNLQRQVIHGQSDIGKSKAQSAKESVAEINPYVNVILHELRLDSTNALEVFADYDLILDGTDNFATRYLVNDACVLLGKPYVWGSIYRFEGQASVFWDKYGPNYRHLYPEPPPPGMVPSCAEGGVLGVLCASIGSIMVNEAIKLITGIGEPLVGRLMIYDALEMEYRTVKVRRDPNAPDITELIDYEAFCGAVSDEAADAVKDSTISVRELKEWMDAGKDFALIDVREPNEFEIVSIPGATLIPKGEFLNGNALEKLPRDKQIVLHCKSGGRSAEALAAVKRAGFNDAVHVGGGVVAWVSQIEPDKPSY, translated from the coding sequence GTGTCCCTGCCCCCGCTCGTCGAGCCCGCGGACGAACTGACCGTCGACGAGGTGCGCCGCTACAGCCGCCACCTGATCATTCCCGACGTCGGGATGGCCGGCCAGAAGCGTCTGAAGAACGCCAAGGTGCTCTGTGTGGGCGCCGGCGGCCTGGGCTCGCCCGCGCTGCTCTACCTGGCCGCGGCCGGGGTCGGCACGCTCGGGATCATCGACGACGACGTGGTCGACGAGTCGAACCTGCAGCGGCAGGTCATCCACGGCCAGTCCGACATCGGCAAGTCCAAGGCCCAGTCGGCCAAGGAGTCGGTCGCCGAGATCAACCCGTACGTCAACGTGATCCTGCACGAGCTGCGGCTGGACTCGACCAACGCGCTCGAGGTCTTCGCCGACTACGACCTGATCCTCGACGGCACCGACAACTTCGCGACGCGCTACCTGGTCAACGACGCCTGCGTCCTGCTCGGCAAGCCGTACGTCTGGGGCTCGATCTACCGCTTCGAGGGCCAGGCCTCGGTGTTCTGGGACAAGTACGGCCCGAACTACCGCCACCTGTACCCGGAGCCCCCGCCGCCCGGCATGGTCCCGAGCTGCGCCGAGGGTGGCGTGCTCGGCGTCTTGTGCGCCTCGATCGGCTCGATCATGGTGAACGAGGCCATCAAGCTGATCACCGGCATCGGGGAGCCCCTCGTCGGCCGCCTGATGATCTACGACGCCCTCGAGATGGAGTACCGGACGGTCAAGGTCCGCCGCGACCCGAACGCCCCGGACATCACCGAGCTCATCGACTACGAGGCCTTCTGCGGCGCGGTTTCCGACGAGGCCGCCGACGCGGTCAAGGACTCGACCATCTCGGTCAGGGAACTCAAGGAGTGGATGGACGCGGGCAAGGACTTCGCGCTCATCGACGTCCGGGAGCCGAACGAGTTCGAGATTGTCTCGATCCCGGGTGCCACGCTGATCCCGAAGGGTGAATTCCTCAACGGGAATGCACTCGAGAAACTCCCGCGCGACAAGCAGATCGTCCTGCACTGCAAGTCCGGCGGCCGGTCGGCCGAGGCCCTCGCCGCGGTGAAGCGCGCCGGTTTCAACGACGCCGTCCACGTCGGCGGCGGGGTCGTCGCCTGGGTCAGCCAGATCGAGCCGGACAAACCGTCCTACTGA
- a CDS encoding serine protease — translation MSSSPFKRVAMSALATAVAATAAVAVQSPGASAESVPTWPAADVSMIHPGIQTVTDESSSCTSNFVFTDKVGNAYLGQAAHCSGTGTPDETDGCQSESLPLGTPVKLGESGVSGKMVYNSWLAMQKAKETDANACAFNDFALIQIPKSAIGQVNPSIPVFGGPVGVRTEPMGSGEAVFSYGNSPLRGGLTQLSPKQGFILGEEGGGWTHTIFTATPGVPGDSGSGFLDSEGRAFGILSTLALLPFPASNGVTDLAKALAYAEQHSNIRGLRLATGTEGFAPGALPALAGITGKL, via the coding sequence ATGAGCTCCAGCCCGTTCAAACGAGTAGCGATGAGCGCGCTCGCGACCGCGGTGGCCGCCACTGCCGCCGTCGCCGTGCAGTCGCCGGGCGCCAGCGCCGAATCGGTGCCGACGTGGCCGGCGGCCGACGTCTCGATGATCCATCCGGGCATCCAGACGGTCACCGACGAATCGTCCTCCTGCACGTCCAACTTCGTCTTCACGGACAAGGTCGGCAACGCCTATCTCGGCCAGGCTGCGCACTGCTCCGGCACCGGCACGCCGGACGAGACCGACGGCTGCCAGTCCGAGAGCCTTCCGCTCGGCACGCCCGTGAAGCTCGGCGAGTCGGGCGTCAGCGGAAAGATGGTCTACAACTCCTGGCTCGCGATGCAGAAGGCCAAGGAGACCGACGCGAACGCCTGCGCCTTCAACGACTTCGCACTGATCCAGATCCCCAAGAGCGCGATCGGTCAGGTCAACCCGTCGATCCCGGTCTTCGGTGGTCCGGTGGGCGTGCGGACCGAGCCGATGGGCTCGGGGGAGGCCGTGTTCAGCTACGGCAACTCCCCGCTGCGCGGCGGTCTGACGCAGCTCTCGCCGAAACAGGGCTTCATCCTCGGCGAGGAGGGTGGCGGCTGGACGCACACCATCTTCACCGCGACCCCGGGCGTCCCCGGTGACTCGGGCAGTGGCTTCCTCGACTCCGAGGGCCGCGCGTTCGGGATCCTCTCGACGCTCGCGCTCCTGCCGTTCCCGGCGAGCAACGGCGTCACGGACCTCGCGAAGGCCCTGGCCTACGCCGAGCAGCACTCGAACATTCGAGGCCTGCGCCTCGCCACCGGGACGGAGGGCTTCGCCCCCGGTGCCCTCCCGGCGCTCGCCGGCATCACGGGCAAGCTCTGA
- a CDS encoding MGMT family protein, which translates to MTPTAPREHDARGGRLFTEDYVEAVLAAIESIPPGQVLPYGEVAELVGRGGPRSVGRVLSNSGGGVPWWRVPRADGSPPIGKEAAARRAWRAEGTPVLPNGKVDMRRARWDGRTVGGR; encoded by the coding sequence ATGACGCCGACCGCCCCGCGAGAGCACGACGCGCGGGGCGGTCGGCTGTTCACGGAGGACTACGTCGAGGCGGTGCTCGCGGCGATCGAGTCGATCCCACCGGGCCAGGTGCTGCCCTACGGCGAGGTCGCGGAGCTGGTCGGCCGGGGCGGCCCGCGCTCGGTGGGGCGGGTGTTGTCGAACTCCGGCGGCGGGGTCCCGTGGTGGCGCGTGCCGCGCGCCGACGGGTCGCCCCCGATCGGCAAGGAGGCCGCCGCGCGCCGCGCCTGGCGCGCGGAGGGGACGCCGGTCCTGCCCAACGGCAAGGTCGACATGCGGCGCGCGCGCTGGGACGGACGGACCGTCGGCGGTCGGTGA